GGTGCATATTAACTCCCATGGGTCCGCAGTACGGCTGCGCCACTAATGTGGTCTGCAGCTCCACCTGCAGAAAAACACCATAAAACAGAAAAAAAGGAGGAATTTTTTCATCAATTGGCATCACATCTTGCCTGCCCAAATCCGATACGAGAATTCTGAAGATCGTACTCGATCCACAAATTCTGCTGGTGGTGATTCCCGATGATGTTGGCCTCCACGGGAACCAAATCAGAATTCCCAAATGTGAAGCAGTAAATCTCCCGACCTTTGGGAATGGCGGCGCCGGTGGCGTTGGGTACGCGGTAAAGCAATTGCTGGCTCTGCAATATGAGCTGGGCAGAGTCGAAAAGAAGAGTGACCGGCGTGACCTGTGGAAACTGTGAAGAACCCGCCGGCAAATCGTAGCAGAGATCAAGAGCTCCCTGAAAAACCACATTGCTGGTCATCGGATTAATTCGGGCTCTGTTCTGCTGCACAAATTCGTTCTTGAGGGGCGTGTAGGCGTCGCCGAGAAGTAGCGTGAATTGGGTGCCGGAATCTATCATGGTCTGCCCGGCACCTGTGTGATCAGGCAAAAAAACTGATTTTGGAATCGGCAAAAGCTTGTTTCCGACCTTAATGCCCTGTAATTTCACGGTATATGCAGCCCTGTTGAAGTAAGGCAGGGGAAGAGAAATATTCAGGAGAGATGTGTATTGTAAGGAGTTCCCAAATGGGGAATCGCCAAACAGAAGGACTCCTGTAGCAGCAGGGGAAGCTTGTGGATCAGTAATACAGTAAGAGAATTTGTGGGTAAACTTTAGCTGAGAAATCAAAGAAAGCGCTCCCTGATTGAGCCCCATAAGACCAGGGGTTTCTGCCATTGGGTCCGAGACAGAGCAGCCAAATACAAAGCCTGGAATTTTCAGAGCTGGAAGATTGATTAAATCACTTCCCAGATTCCCTTCATTCTCTGTGCCGTCTGCATATGAGTAAATGTAATGGCAGAGCTTCTTTTCATCGCAGTTTGCAGGGACTGGGAAATCCGTTGTTTTTTCTGTGCAGATTGCAGAGTTGCAGGGGATGGAAATGTAGGAGGAAGAAATAGATGGATTGAATGAGGGAAAGCTGGTGCCCAATTTGCAGTTGAGCCAGGAGAGCTCGCTTCCTGTGTCCACCACCATTTTTTGCCTCTGTGGTGGATTTCCCATCGTCACTTCTGTCATGAGAGTAATATCATTGTAGCTGAATGCGGATCTGCTAACAGGGGCATCGGCTTTGGCGGCGGTGGCGGCGGCGTTGATGAGGAACGAGGGGGGATTTGAAGTGGGTACTGAGAAAAGAGGCAGTGTGAAGCGAGACTCTGTATCTGAATTCAACAGAAAGGCTTGGCTGATGTTCAAGATACTGGGTTCAACAGATTCTGCCATTAATAACAATGTGAAGATCGACATAAAAGCTGCTACTGCAACCATTTTTGCAAGGACCATTGTTTAGCATGAAATTTGAATCACCACCCTAATAAATTTAAGGGAAAAAGCCTTTCCAGGAAGTAAAATAAAAATTTCTCTCGTTACTCATCAAAGTCTAGAGGCAACAGGGGAACTCGGGACCTGTTTCTAATCATTGTTATGACTGTTCGTTGCGCAGTAAGAAATACCCACGTCTTCCAGCATCGTAGCTTACTGAAATTTATAATGCAAGGACTTAAACATGCAAGTAAACGGCGCTATATATAATCCAAAACTAACATGCAAGTAAACGGCGCGTGTTACACGTAATCGAATACAATTTTATGGGGCAGCAACGGCATCCACTTATTTTGTCAACGTTTATCGGGTGCCGTAACCATCAAGAGAAGTTTACGGATCTCTGGCATGAAGTTGTTTATGACGAGCTGTAAAAGCTGTTTATGACGAGTTGTAAAAGCTGTTTACGATGATTTGTAATGTAATTTACTTGAATTCCCATAATATGCTTTGCTTTAGACAAAGGGCGGCAGGTCCTTACGGAGCGGAATATATGTGGGAAGAGCTTGGAGGCAAATGAACAGAATCTGTAATTTGGCGTGTGATTTAGTTTCTTCACTTTACGCGTGAAAACATTTAAGAGGCTGAGCATGCATGCGGGCGCTTTTAGCTTCGTTGTGTTTCACAGATTTCGGTGTAAAGAAAATAATGGTAGTTGGCCTGCACAATCCATAAAAGAATAAGGACATAAATAAATGATGACAACTTACGTTATGAGAGGTAGCAAAGTCCAGTTCTATCGGAGGTCGTAAAGGAACATGtttattctggtttcaaaatgacagtacggattgtgtgttttacaccgtcgattttgcaattaacggttgtgattgactaacctgtcgctaacatgtTGTATGAAAGGttcgttttggaaccagaatagacacAACCCAAAGTAAATTTGGTAGCAAAGTTTAACTATCCCATAAATAGCTTGCAAAGTAAGTTTGGAAATATCCTAAAGGTAAAGGTACAGGGAAAAATTAAATAtgtataaattattttatataaataataaatattatgttACATTTTAAAGAGATTTAATTGTATATTACTTTGAAATATCCTAAGGTAAAAGTAAAATGAAATGCATATAAAATACATTTAATTAAagttaattataataaaaaaattatgtcataCTTTATaggatttaattttatatttttgaagtcaatttatttatttaaatattatccATAGTGGTTTATAACAACTTATCTCTTATAAATATGTAGTTTATTTAACACTCATTGTAACTAGGTGATGTTCATACAGAGAAAGAATCAAGAGTTCCTTAGAGGTATCTCATTCTAATACTATTTCGACTCATATACACCTAACCATATGATTGTTTCCCCAAGATCATGCCCACTTAGCTTTCTATTGCCTTGTTGATAATTAATGTCGTCTTAGgaaatttaaattaaatgaaaGAACTTGTATTCAACTCTTAAGCTAATAACAAAATGTAGGTGTTGATGACTCATAGAATCTATTCACTATAGTGCCAACAATTATAATCTTAGAGTGTTGCTTGTCCTTaaattatttacaatattatattttaaaaagattgaattgtatattgatttgaaatatattaagataaaattaaaatgaaatacATATATGCATAGGAAGACTTGAAATCGAGAAACCCTAATGGGGTATCTTCGACTAGGATTTCACCACCATATCTTTCATAGCCTAATTGCATCCCTCTGCATAATCCGACTTCCTCTTGGCCTAATTCTATTCCTTTGCAAAAACCTAGTTTTTTGTCGTACCCAAATAATATCCCCTTGTATGATGATAATAATTTCCGGCCTCCTTCTCCTAAAGTTAGAGTGCCCTTCAATCCAAACCCTACAAAAAAGGCTTTGTGGCGCTCAAGGAGGGAGGGTTTTAAGAGGTTACCTTAGGAATCTTTCAAAATTTGGAGGAAGAAGCATTATGGTAAAGAGATGTCTCAAAAGGAGGAAGCGTCTGCGTTGAATAATACCAGCCAAATATCTCATTGTTCGATTACACTTCCTAAACATTTTCTCTTTTCACAAGTTTCTCATCTTAGAGATTGAGCACTTATCGGTAAGTTCTAGAAGTCCTCTCCCTCATCTTCTGTTTTATAGAATTTGGTTAAAAAATATTGGGCAGGGGTTAAAGAGGTATTTTATATTGATAATGGATCTGAGTTTTTCATTGCAATTTCTGAGTCTAAAGAGGATAGGGATAAAGTACATCGATTTAAAGGTTGGTTTTGTAAGGGATTAAATGGTCTATTTACTATCCCATGTATTCCAAATTTTAAGGCAAACTTAAACATATGTAAATTTGCCCCTTTCTGGGTTTCTTTTCTAGCGCTCCCATTAGAATACAAAGATTTGGAGATAATTGAGAATTTTTCAAATTAGATGGGTATATTCGTAAAGCATGAGCTTATCCCTTTTGAATTGACCCATCTTCCTATCTGAGTGTGTTTGTTGTTGGACCTTTCCAAGCCTTTTCCAGAATTTATTAATGTTGTTTCAAACTATGGTTGTTGGAAGCCAAATGTTTCTATTCGGGATCCTGCTTACTGTGGATTGTCATTCAGATTTTTTGGGTCATTTTAATTCTCAATCAAGGATCCTTTTTCTCAAAAATTAAGGTGTGTGATGATCACTCTTCTGATCCTTCATCATGCAAATTTCAAAAATCATGGAAACGATGAGAACCTAATTCCCAGATTATTGTTCAGAAcaataaattttcttcttcaaggggtTTTTGAGGGTGTTACACAAATCAAGAAGATCACAATCTTTATTCTTTTATCAAGTCTTTGATAGAATTATTTGTATTTTCTAAAAACCCACCtgatactgttggtgtaaataattattcatcttggatattattacacttacttaagtttacttaggaaatgcatttcatagtagtttgggtatgagacacttgggtgtttgtgccacattgggatagtgtgtgtaggagaaattccaccttttatggtgttgatcttattgttacactccacattcagtgggtgatccacctcatgtggactattatattatttcttctacctacctacacctatttcctacctacccttgtttcttattgagccacatgtcatgtttgtgtgctcacatatccctagccttgcctatataaacaagctcatctacattgtatgtaattgatattgatcattttctattgatgagaatacagtttattcttgtcctatattgtgtctctattttgtacatttcattaagctcttgatcttgacaaaatctcacatggtatcagagccattggggcttcattgattcatcttaaagaggcattattgcgacatcaagaggcagatctgaggagcaacatcttttggaggcgtcctagacaaGATccaaccccgccattgcgtccagaaggccgtttccatgaattttggttataaagtcggcctattttggtgagaaatttttttttgccaattttgctattattgtacggatttccaaattttttattaatttttcgaaaaaaaaaattttaattttctgaaatttttttcgaaaaatcaaaaattaaaaaaataaaaattaaaaaaaaaaatcaaaaaggcaatttttggggggtccgcagacccccccgtgacCTGTCGTACCCTGCAGGTCTGCAGTGCAGGTGTTGCAGGCGCCGCCCATACCTGCCGATCTCCCCGCCGTCGTTCGTGTCGTGTACCTGCAGACCGAGACTCGCCACCTCCCGCCGGACTCTTCCGCCACTACCACTGTCGGCATCTTCCTCAGCTCCCCCGCAGCCGCAGAGCATCCTCCCGTCGTTGCCCGCCGCCACCCGAGCGCCCAGTACTTCCCGCTCGCCCACCGGTCTTCGCCTTTCGCAGCTGTCGGAGACTTCCGCAGGCCGCCTCCAGCGACCGTCCAGTCCTTTGCCGGTGACCACCCAGACAGGAGGACCTGCATCCGCCACGTGGCAGGTGGCCACTAGCCCACAGGTACAACCCGTACACGTCAGCTCCGTATAGCAGCCGAGTCATCCGCCACGTAGACCTCCGTACGTACTGTCAGACTGCCACATCATCCGTATGGCCTGCACAGTCACCTGCCTAGTCAGCAGTCTGTACAGTACGGACGCTCAATCAGCagagaggcgaagtttttgcgacggtcatacggccgtcaaatttaacacagtgacttgctgatatcagcaccacatcagcatttttcaaaaaatttgcaggcccctctcattgagctttttgattttgcagttcaacttcaaatggccataacttgctcatttttgctcctttttgggtgcaattttttttgaaatgggcaataatttcgtgctctccatagtggtgaaattttttttgattttgatgcactgatttttcataaaatgcagtttttggtgactgtacctgagtaatcccagtttttgcaacttcagaggcttcgtttagggtcatacaacctccttttcaggtgctgttttttttaaaagtgcgtatttttttgtctactttcacatgatgctatcagattgatgccattgtaagtagaaattgtattttcagattttggccatttttggctctcttggtacttgtatatttgcttgaatctcagttagattcattgcactattgattgaagtctcttgtatctcatttgagaagttgtaaaatttgcatcataagtccactttgccttgttttgcaagtggctcattgtaatctcactaagtataaagtgccaaaatcatcactttgggggggggggtactttgatttagtgaatttgggggggtgtctcttgtgcttttgtgctcttgtgttccttcctttttgttgtTATGGGTTCttttaagtttcctctcttaactcctcataattatactacttggaaaattgatgcatggagtaaacttatggaaaaaggactcactcattacatagatggaactattgttgctcccgctgatcctaaggttgatccaattggtcacttggattggctcactaaaaatatcatggcaattggtaccttaagaaagtatgtatcaaaggatttcatttttcatattgagaaatgtactctaatcaaggatgcttggcaaaagtttcaagacttgtatggtcaagttgatgagattaggggatatcaaattgatagtgatctcaccatgttagatcccaagaactttgatactatacaagattatgtcactaaggcaaatgagttgagggcataactcaaagattgtggcattgataaaaaagatactcaattgatattcaacttgataggcaagcttccacaagaatatgcagcatttgtttctagtttccaaacccataggatgacaacgggttcaagctacacaatgcctacatttgatgctttcaatgaaatgttgatgatggaacaaactaagttgataagcatgggcattcttaaggcttctaagtctcaagcattagtggcaaatcaagggaacaaaggaaatcaaggaaaggacaactcaaacaagaagaaatggcaatcaaagcctaaggacaaagcaccatcttctccaaaacaaggagattcatcctctttcaagagagataattcaccaaagagggagagacctacttgtgcttattgtaaaaagattggtcatgaggagcatcattgccattctaagaagattgatgagctcacacatatcatcaaaaagcataacattgatttgcctaaagtctacaagaaggatgattcatcaacttccacttcctcacattcaaaaggaaaagggcaagcattcatggcttctacaagtgggaagactcactcttttggaacaagaaaaggaaaagctctatgtgctactattagtcatgatttagagagatggcttctagattcaggggcttctcatcatatggcatcttcgcagtctatgttctctacatttgagccttgcaccatgccacagattttgatgggcaatcatacatacatggatgtgattgggaaaggatctattgacattggggataactccttcaatgatgtgttgtgtgtaccccacttgacaaacaatctcctttctatctatcaaatcacacatggcgtaactaagagagttgtggagttcacacctgactcagttttcattagagacttggagactagagctatcattgcgactggggtggttgatcatgcatctcggttatactccttttcagattttgttgatgatgatgatttcacatttgatgattctatacatgatgatcacacttcttgtgatggttcagattttgaggagaactttgggcacttgaacatggggattctcacatgtgaccccattcttgagccttgtatttcatctcctcatatcacatcacctattgcacctgatgatgcagatagtgcgatagtttttccttcatgtgattcagtgcagcaggatattcattatcttccagcttcagattcatgggatgattacttgacagacattgcaggtttatttatggaatcctacgttgcagatttgggagacatcattgatgacattcatcttctctttgatgaaggtgatccttcttcgattgttgcgagggcacactctgaccctcttgttcattctctacatgatcattctttcgaggttgacatgattgtggatacttatgtacaacagttggaggaggtctctttatttttcaaggagacatgtgagtctttgggacatgttctacatccatctccactagatcttggagtgcctttttcagtagtgtggcatagtttaccacctttggaggggtatctttcagcatcgacatggggacacttgagtagttttcagagattcctttcatcatgagttttcttcatacatcttcccttcatgattggggagacttcatggatacacctttggttttgtttcttcctaaggggaggaatgttgttcgatgttcgtggagcagtttcttcatacatcgagcttctatcattggtgcagattccacattgagggggggcttcctagcttctcttcttctctcatatgagagggactttttcctcacatggggttttgttcctcacattcttctatgagagttctcttgtatgtttttcatctctcttttgggggagggttttttcccattgggtttttctctctttccccactttgtgagagttttcattgcattggttttcatgcatttgcatttgtacatgggtacctaacatggcctcgtagtcgggacccatcttgcattgcttagttgcattgtagacttaagtgcattcccctaagttgcacttaagggggggtgttggtgtaaataattattcatcttggatattattacactcacttaagtttacttaggaaatgcgtttcatagtagtttgggtatgagacacttgggtgtttgtgccacattgggatagtgtgtgtaggagaaattccaccttttatggtgttgatcttgttgttacactccacattcagtgggtgatccacctcatgtggactattatattatttctcctacctacccacacctatttcctacctacccttgtttcttattgagccacatgtcatgtttgtgtgctcacatatccctagccttgcctatataagcaagctcatctacattgtatgtaattgatattgatcattttctattgatgagaatacagtttattcttgtcctatattgtgtctctattttgtacatttcattgagctcttgatcttggcaaaatctcacagatatGAATCAGGTTTATTAGCCTCTACGATTCTTAAACAATGTCAAATCTACGATGTCCCAATTTAACCATAAATGATGAAGTTTTCCAAACGATAAAGAATGAGATTTATCATAGACCAATCTCACAGAGCTTCGAAAAATAGAGACTAGACTATTTTGAAGATCTAGTGTGAGAGATTGTACTTAATAAGGTAACAATTAATATTATGAACAAATATCAACTAGATAATCACAATCAACACTATTATCTTCAATGGCATCAACATTTTGATTCTCAAATCCCTCCAGATGATTTAGAGAAAGTTACTGATGATTTGCTTCGATCTGTAGGGTCCCAACTTTTTAATGAAATTGCAGATGAAATCTTGTATGAAGAGGATGTACCTGAACTAAACCACATTAATGGTTTCACTGAATTTACCCATGACTCCCACATCCTAGCTATCATTTTAGAGGAgtttttagataaacaagaagaaatggaatcTCATAATAGTAATGATCTGCATGTTGATGTTGATTACAATAATGGCTTGCCAATAAATAATGAGGGATcacaaatttataatttatttgatcATGATGTAGATATGAATAATAATCAAGATTCCATTAACCAAACACAACATGTATTAaatcttgaagaggatgatgacacCTTCAAGCAGGATTTGAATCTTTCGAAACATcatgattcaaaatttgattttcacaatCCCTTTCCATCTCTCAGTCTCCAGCTACTCTGGGTCACATTAAGAATTCTCCAAAGACTAGAGggagaaaaacaaatgcagctaaagtTAAAGAGGAGATTGAGGATGGAATTCAATTCATCCTAGATGCGAAATTTTCAATTACAAAGAGGCCAAGGAGAGCATTTCGCTCTTCTCAACCCCAATGAAGGTTATATCTTGGACCGTCAAAGGAATTAATGCCTCTAACAAGAGAAATAGAGTTAAGAAGCAACTTGACTCATCAGGAGTAGATATCATTCTTTTACAGGCTACCAAGCTGTCTTTAGAAACATTTCAATCAATGGTTTCTAAATGGTCTAATTAGAGAACTTCTCATGTTGCAGCTTTAGGGGCATCTAGAGGTTAATTAGTTTTGTGGAATCCAAAAAAGTTGACTGTAGAGCCTATTAGTGAAAGCAATAATTGGCAAATGATGAATGTATAGTGTTTTGATCTCTCCTTCACaattattaatgtttatggccccacaCAAACTCATGAAAAAAAGAGATTGTGGGATTCATTCTCAATGAGTATTCAACATTCTCCTGATCAAAGTTTTATTCTGGATGGGGACTTTAATGCTATTGTCTCTCTTCAAGAGAAATTAGGAGGCATTATTCCTCCATAGAAGACCATTGATGATTTTGTAAGTCTCATTTCTGACAATGCTCTAAAAGATATAATCACGAAGAAAGGAATGTTTACTTGGACAAATAAGATAAGAAATTTTGCACAAATAGCTAAGAGATTGGATAGATTCCTTATCTCTCAACAACTACTGCTTAAGAATCTTAAATTTGAAACGGGTATTTTACCTCTTATTTGCTCAGATCACTTTGCTATTTCATTTTCCATTTCTTCAACCTCTCAAATACCCTCACACCGCCCATCTTTTAAGTTTGAGAGAATTTGGTTTAAGCACCCACATTTCTTCCCTTTATTAAGATAGTGGTGGGTGAGTGCTCCACGATTTAGTGGATCTTAGATTTACCAATTTTTTAAGAAAATACAGCATGTTAAAGAACAAATCAAACTTTGGAATGTACAttcattcaaaaatatttttacgGAGAAATAATCAGTTGCAAAAGAGTTGAATGATATTCATCAGCATGTCATTTTAAATGGAATGGATAATGCCACCTATGATAAGAAAAAAGATTTACAATCACAATGGGAAGAACTCAGCAAAAGAGAAGAAGtccattggagacaaaaatctagagaactcTAGTTGAAAGAAGGGGatagaaacacaaaaaaaattgatgcaTCTACAAAAGAAAAAAGGGTAGAAGCTACTATCTTTTCAATTAATGATGTTGAGACGGGTAAAGTTCTTACTAGTGCGAAGGAGATTCAGGAAGAAGTAGTTAAATTTTTCAAAACCCTGTTAGCTCCTTCATCTTCTGCAAATATCCATCGTACAAATGTGAATGAGCAAGAAGTATTAGCTCATATTCCTCTTTTGATATCTCAGCAAGATAATGATACCCTTTTGAAACAATTTACCTTAGAAGAAGTGTACAGGGTAGTTTTTTCATTGTCTCCCGATAAAGCTCCGAGCCCTAATGGATTCACTgcccttttctttcaaaaattatgGGATGTAATAAGCTTTGACCTATTGGTTGTTCTAGAAGAATCAAGAAGAACTTCTTTAGTCTTAAAAATTTTCAATACTACAAATATTGCAAGCATTCATAAGGTTAAGGATCCAAAGACTTTTGTAGAATTTAGGCCTATTTCGTTATGCAACACTATTTACAAAATCATTACTAAGGCCATTTATCTTAGACTTCAACATCTAATTCCAAAAACTATCTCTTTCAaacaaggaggttttgtccctggaagagaAACTGTTAAAGGTGCCTTAGTTTCTCATGAAGTTCTCCATTCAATTCATTCATCTCAATTGCCTTTGTTTGCTGTTAAACTGgacatgatgaaagcatatgatagggtgAATTGAAATTTCCTTTTGAAAGCCAggtggctctctctctctctctctcaagcagAATTCTCCTCGTTAAAACATCCCTAACTACAATCCCCAATTATTATATCTTTGTACTTAAGGCTCCAAAATATGTCATAACTCAAATAGAGAAAATTATAAGGGAATTTCTTTGGAAAGGAAACTTTTCTCAAGAAAAGAAGATTCCATTTGCATCTCTAACTAGTATGTCAAATGACAAGAAGTCAAGAGGGGTAGGATTATATGATGTCTCTAAATAAAATTTGGTATTTGGAGGCAAATTGGTCTAGAAAATGTATGCTAAGCCTAATACAAAatggtgccaaattatgcaagcCAAATACCTAGACTCTTCACATCCCATCAAAATTTTTGCAATCTCTAATCCTCTTGAAGGTTCTATTATGTGAAACTTCATGATGTCATCCAaggatgtaatcatatcatatatatCATGGCAAGTACATAATGGTGAATCAATTCTTTGGTTGGAATGACTCATGGAATGGGTGTGTCCCATTAGTTCAACTACAAGATCTACAAGAtgtaataccaattgttattaaaAAATGGGGAGACAAATTTATCAATTATGTAGATGCAGTTGAGTTACATTCAAGAAAGGTAATTTGGAAAGATTTTTTTGATATAATTGATGACAAAAAGGCTTTGGATATAATGCATCACTCTTTAGCACAATGAGTAGTTTTCTTATCAAATAAGGAAGACAAAGTTATTTGGGCTCCATCTAAAGATGGTTCTTATTCAGTTAAACTTGAGTACAAAGATCTCCAACAAAAGGTGACTTGGCTAAATAAACAAAGGCCTTTTCTCTTTTGTTGGAATAACATAGTTTTACCAAAAGTAGGTTGTTACTCATGGTTGgctcttcaaaaaaaaattctcactaGTGACAAATTGGTTAAATTACAGATTGCTTAGCCTTTTCTACGTGTTTTATGTGGCCATGACAATAATTTTGTTGATCATTTATTCCTCCAATGTCCATTTTCTCAACAATGTTGGTGCTTCATCCTCAATAAATTGGACCTTTCTATGCCTTTGCCAAATTCCCTTTGGGAATTATTCCCCACTTGGCCAATCATTTTTAGATCTTGCCTCTTCTCTTGTATCTGGTTGGTTATCCCAACAACAGTATTATGGTCAGTATGGTGGGAGaggaataaaataatttttagaaaacaatcATCTCCTATTGGTACACTCCTTGAGACTTTAGAATCATCAATCACATAACAGGTTAATTCCTATGTGCAGAAATATGCTTGCTCTAATTCGATTTTTATTTCATGGGATTCAAATATTGTTACAAACTGGAAAAAGATTTGTTTACCTATTGCTAACTTCCCATCAtctga
This genomic stretch from Cryptomeria japonica chromosome 8, Sugi_1.0, whole genome shotgun sequence harbors:
- the LOC131030475 gene encoding aspartic proteinase PCS1, with translation MVLAKMVAVAAFMSIFTLLLMAESVEPSILNISQAFLLNSDTESRFTLPLFSVPTSNPPSFLINAAATAAKADAPVSRSAFSYNDITLMTEVTMGNPPQRQKMVVDTGSELSWLNCKLGTSFPSFNPSISSSYISIPCNSAICTEKTTDFPVPANCDEKKLCHYIYSYADGTENEGNLGSDLINLPALKIPGFVFGCSVSDPMAETPGLMGLNQGALSLISQLKFTHKFSYCITDPQASPAATGVLLFGDSPFGNSLQYTSLLNISLPLPYFNRAAYTVKLQGIKVGNKLLPIPKSVFLPDHTGAGQTMIDSGTQFTLLLGDAYTPLKNEFVQQNRARINPMTSNVVFQGALDLCYDLPAGSSQFPQVTPVTLLFDSAQLILQSQQLLYRVPNATGAAIPKGREIYCFTFGNSDLVPVEANIIGNHHQQNLWIEYDLQNSRIGFGQARCDAN